CGGTCCGCCGGAAGTTCAGGTACGCCCGCGACGGCGTCGGACCACGCTGATCCTGGTAACGGGAACCAGCCTTGGTCGAACCGTAGGGATTCTCGGCGGGGCTGGACAGCCGGAAGAGACACAGCTGGCCGATCTTCATCCCGGGCCAGAGCGTGATCGGCAGATTGGCGACGTTGGACAGCTCCAGGGTGATGTGCCCGGAGAACCCCGGATCGATGAACCCCGCCGTGGAATGGGTGAGCAGCCCCAACCGGCCGAGAGAGGACTTGCCCTCCAACCGACCCGCGAGATCGGACGGCAGCCCGACCACCTCGAAGGTGGATCCCAACACGAACTCGCCGGGATGCAGAACGAAGGGATCATCGCCCTCGGTCTCGACCAGCGACGTCAGTTCGTCCTGCTGGAGCGCGGGATCGATGTGGGTGTACTTCGTGTTGTCGAACACCCGGAAGAACCGGTCCAGCCGGACGTCGATGCTGGACGGCTGCACCAACTCGGGTTCGAAGGGGTCGAGGGTGAGTCGACCTCCGTCGATCTCTTTACGCAGGTCCAGATCGCTGAGGAGCACACACCCACCCTAACCGCAGGGTTGCTCTTCGCACGGGTCCGGGCTGCGTGTATGCTGTGTCATGCTGCGGATGTAGTTCAATGGTAGAACATCAGCTTCCCAAGCTGAATACGCGAGTTCGATTCTCGTCATCCGCTCGTTGCACGAAGGCCCAGGTCAGAGGATGTCCACTCTGGTCCTGGGCCTTCGGTGTTTCCGCGATCAAAGAGGTTCAAGTGCTGTCTGCGTGCGGTTAGTCGTCTTGCTCGGATTCCGTGCTATTCGGCTCATCTTTCGAGTCGGTGGCTTATAGGCACCGACGGCGTCGGAGATCCGCATCCGCAGCTTGGCGTTGGTCGTACGCACCGCCCGCAGGCCGGGACGTCCGGCTCGCCGTTCCGCCTTGCCCACGCCCCGAGGATCATGGACGCTCGGCGGTATGTGGACCATCGCCATCGACCGGCGTCCCCGATGAACCACGTTCCCGTCGATGACACGGCACTCTTCCGCAGGTTGTTCGACGATGCGGACGCGCTCCTGTTGGACTTCGATGGACCGGTCTGTTCGGTTTTCGCTAGATATCCCGCGTCGGGCATCGCCGCCGAGATGAACACGCGCATCCAGGCTGCTGGCCGAGCGCTGCCGCCCGAGGTCGACGCGACCGGTCCGCACACCATCCTGCGTGCCGCCGTCGATCTTTCACCCGAACTCGGACGGGAAGCCGAGGCGATCCTGCGCGCCCATGAGATCGAGGCGGTACAGAGCGCCAGGCCCACTTCCGGCATCAGCGAACTCATGGCGAGTTGGCATGCGACCGGGCGGCCGCTTGCCATCGTCAGCAACAACACCGGCGATGCCATCGAGGTGTACCTGGCGACCGGTGGTCTCGGTGGCTACGTCGACCACGTGCAGGGGCGCGATCCGCACGATCCGAATCTGATGAAGCCCGACCCTTATCTGCTTCGGCAAGCCGCCAGTGCGATCGGGGTGGACGTGCGGCGGTGTCTCCTCATCGGCGACTCGGACGCCGACGTCCTTGCGGCGCAAGCCGTCGGCTGTCTTGTCATCGCCTATGCGACCCGGGAGGCCAACCGTGCTCCGCTGCGGGCCCTGAATCCTGATCTGTTGCTCACCCGACTATCGAGCTGAACCCACCCAGACACCCAGACACCCAGACACCCAGACACCCAGACACAGCCGAGGACACCCGCCGAATGACCGACTTGCCGCCGTACTCCGTCAGCGTTGCAGGTGTCGTCACCCGCGAGGACGGTCGCATTCTGGTCATTCGGCGAGCCGACAACGGGCGGTGGGAACCGCCGGGAGGAATCCTCGAACGGGCCGAGACCGCCGAGGACGGCGTCCGCCGGGAAGTGTTGGAGGAAACCGGCGTCGAGGTCGTCGTCAACCGGCTCACCGGCGTCTATCAGAACCTGGGACTGGGGGTCATCGCGCTCGTCTTTCGATGCGTACCAACGGGCACGGTGATCGACAAGGTCGACGGCGAGGCCAGGGAGATCACCTGGCTGACCGCTGCCGAGGCCGCTACCGCGATGACCCCTGCCTTCGCGGTGCGCGTCGCTGATGCGCTGTCCGGGGCGGGTGCACGGTTCCGGGCGCATGACGGGACGAATCTGCTCTCAGTGCGCCCAGCGACCGACCGCAGCTAACGGCACACGGGAATCACCGCACCGCGAGTCGGGAGAAGCCTTCCGCGCCGTGTCCGGCCTCGATGGCGCGCTGTACGGCGGCGCGGCCCGCGCGGAGCAGGTCGGCATCCACACCGCCCGCCCGCGCGGTCTCGATGACGTCGTCCAGGATCGAGGCGGCCGAGTCGATGGTGGACGCGTCGCCGGGAAACTCGTGGCTGGTGAGGTGCGCGGTGACCAGGTCGATCAGGTCCGGCAGCATCGTCGTCATGTCCTTGGCAGGACCGTTGAACGCCGCCGGACTGATGTTCTCGGCCGCCGCCAGCTGGAAGGAGTGCACCACCCCGAACATCGAGGTCCAGAACAGATCCAGCAGTGACATGTTGAAGCCCGCGGCCTGTCCGGGGTCCTCGCCGAGGTACCGGCCGTTCTCACCGAGTGCTGCCAGCGTGTGCTGCTGTGCCGCATAGATCTCGCTCGACCCGCTGTAGAGCAGGGCCGCATCGGGGCCGCCGACGATGCCGTTGAGGATCACGCCGTCCAGATAAGCGATGCCGTGGTCGGCCGCCCAGGTTGCCATTTCGCGGGCTTGCTCGGGGGAGCCTCCGGTCAGGTTGAGCAGCGTGCGGCCCTTGAGCGCTTCGGCGTCGAGGATCGACTGCGCGGCCGGATAGTTCAGCACACAGACGATCACGAGCGGGCTGGCGGTGATCGCCTCGCTCGCGGTCTCGGCGACGGTCACGTCGAGGCCGGTCTCCTTGCCGGGCGTGCGATTCCACACGGTGGTGGAGTGGCCCGAGGTGGTGCAGGCGGTTGCTATTGCGCGGCCCATGGGCCCGAGTCCGAGGACGGTTACGGATGTCATGCTCGCGAAGCTAAACCTTCACGTTGACGTGAGAGTCAAGGCAGGAGTGCGAATGCGGATCGGGGAACTATCGCGACGGACCGGCGTCAGCGAACGCGCCCTGCGGTACTACGAGGAGCAGGGACTACTTCAGCCGCGCCGACTACCCAGCGGCTATCGCGAGTACCGCGAACTGGACATCGCGGCGGTGCAGCGGATTCGGGTCCTGCTCGACGCCGGGCTGAACACCGCCCAGATCGTCGAGGTCCTGCCGTGCATGGTCACCGACGACGGCCGTCTGCTGCCCAGCTGCCCGGAACTGGTCGACGAGCTGGTCAAGCAGCGTGATCGGATCGGCGCTGCCATCGCCGAACTGGAGACCACCCGGTCGAACCTGACCAGGATCATCGACAACGAGCGGCGCTGAGGGACCGGCCGATCAACCGGAGTCGTCGCCGCGGCGATTGCGATTGATGTCGCCGCCCGCCTGCTGGATGACCGCGTTATCCCGTGCCTCGGCTCGCTGCTGCACGGTCCTGGGCGGCGAGTTGAAGGACACTCCGCCCCGAACCTCGCCTGCCTGGATCACCGATCCGCTGACATCGCCGTGTATCGAGTTGTGCGTGGTCCGCCCGTGCGGCTCACCGGCCGGGGCATCCTCGGCCGAGTGCTGCTTGCCGTCGTCCCGGCCGGTCCAGAGTGTTATCCCCGCTCCGGCCAGGGTCGCCACGCCGACGGCGACCCAGGCTAGGACGTTGTCCACCGATTCGGTCGCGATGTTGACGGCGATGCCACCGCCGGTCACCACCAGCGCCGCGGCCAATGCCTGCCACCATCGCCTCATCGCCGAC
This Actinoalloteichus hymeniacidonis DNA region includes the following protein-coding sequences:
- a CDS encoding HAD family hydrolase, with translation MNHVPVDDTALFRRLFDDADALLLDFDGPVCSVFARYPASGIAAEMNTRIQAAGRALPPEVDATGPHTILRAAVDLSPELGREAEAILRAHEIEAVQSARPTSGISELMASWHATGRPLAIVSNNTGDAIEVYLATGGLGGYVDHVQGRDPHDPNLMKPDPYLLRQAASAIGVDVRRCLLIGDSDADVLAAQAVGCLVIAYATREANRAPLRALNPDLLLTRLSS
- a CDS encoding MerR family transcriptional regulator, which produces MRIGELSRRTGVSERALRYYEEQGLLQPRRLPSGYREYRELDIAAVQRIRVLLDAGLNTAQIVEVLPCMVTDDGRLLPSCPELVDELVKQRDRIGAAIAELETTRSNLTRIIDNERR
- a CDS encoding NUDIX hydrolase — translated: MTDLPPYSVSVAGVVTREDGRILVIRRADNGRWEPPGGILERAETAEDGVRREVLEETGVEVVVNRLTGVYQNLGLGVIALVFRCVPTGTVIDKVDGEAREITWLTAAEAATAMTPAFAVRVADALSGAGARFRAHDGTNLLSVRPATDRS
- a CDS encoding NAD(P)-dependent oxidoreductase, giving the protein MTSVTVLGLGPMGRAIATACTTSGHSTTVWNRTPGKETGLDVTVAETASEAITASPLVIVCVLNYPAAQSILDAEALKGRTLLNLTGGSPEQAREMATWAADHGIAYLDGVILNGIVGGPDAALLYSGSSEIYAAQQHTLAALGENGRYLGEDPGQAAGFNMSLLDLFWTSMFGVVHSFQLAAAENISPAAFNGPAKDMTTMLPDLIDLVTAHLTSHEFPGDASTIDSAASILDDVIETARAGGVDADLLRAGRAAVQRAIEAGHGAEGFSRLAVR
- the dcd gene encoding dCTP deaminase; translation: MLLSDLDLRKEIDGGRLTLDPFEPELVQPSSIDVRLDRFFRVFDNTKYTHIDPALQQDELTSLVETEGDDPFVLHPGEFVLGSTFEVVGLPSDLAGRLEGKSSLGRLGLLTHSTAGFIDPGFSGHITLELSNVANLPITLWPGMKIGQLCLFRLSSPAENPYGSTKAGSRYQDQRGPTPSRAYLNFRRTDTRR